ATCAAATTCCACCCGtgatttaccttatattttgatgaaAAGTTTGGTAAGTAAAGTAAAGTGAAATTAATTTAGAAGGTAAATAAACTAATGTGATTGATTATCATCCGAGGAAGGTTTGCTGAAAGATGGTGAGAAGAAAAGTGAAATATGAAAACTTACAAAATTTTAAAGATAtatatctctacctaataataaaggggttATTGCTTCCGCCCGTTCATTCAAAAAAACACCCCCGAAGTTGCTATAAATTACCCACTATGCCACCCATAAGTGAAGAAAACAATTCATTTTTTCTTTCCAAAGTCGCCGTCGCATTTCATGTTTTATAGATGTGATACCAATAGAAATAACAGACGCACAAAGCAACACAGTGGCTAACGCCTAGCTCTACTAGCCACCCAACATCCTCATTTCCCCCTCCCTTTTCTATCGCAAGTACTCTCCCCCACGTATGCGTTTATGGGCTGGCCCATGTGTGGGGCTTGACTCCTCtatttattttcattttattttttgtattttcCTTTCTCATTATGTTTTCTTCCTTCTTTAAACCAATTCGGGATTTTCAGTTTTATAAGTAGtgagttttgaaaaacatgttcgagaaatcataaaatgtttagGAAATCATAATTTTTTCGCGGATTCAAAAATGTTGGTGGTTTTGCAAAGCTGTTCGTGAATTATACAAAATATTCATGATTTGGAAAAAATGGTTGggaaataaaatcatgttcatgattttgaaaaaatggtTGTGTATTCAAAATATATTCGGGAATCAGAAAAAATGTTCAtagaaatttaaaattttaaaatttattCCCTAATTTTAAAAAAGCCTcatagtttcaaaaaatgtttgttgagTAAAAAATTGCTCATGAATTCGAAAActgttcatgcatttcaaaaaatgttcgtaaacaaaaataatgttcatgaattttttgagtaaatcaaaattttcaaaaaaagctGGTCGATTCAAAAAACTGTCACCGATTCAAAAGTCTTTTATGTCCAGGATTTGATTGATTTTTTGAAAGTCTTTATATGTCTGGGTGTTGGGAGTAGTTAGTGGTCGATGAGATTTGtttctaaagttttaaacattCCCTTGCGCAACCCTTGCGCAACATAATGACAAATGTGGCGTGCAGTGGCAAGCTCACAGTCTGAGGATTTAGCACGCCGGACGCATTGTGATCACATAGACATCGCGGCATCATCAGCGAGGGCAGGAAGAAAAATAAGTGGCAATATGGTGAGCCACCGTGTTAAAAAAAGACGCTTATATGTCAGggtattgagtcatacttatttaGCTTGCGTATAATTTTTtgcttcccgttgcaacgcacgggcatatttgctagtatttttttTATAGAGAGAGAAGTAGAGATGTAGATGTAGATAGATTTTTTTGAGGTAGATATAGATATGTTTTTTTAGGTAGATGTAGATgagtttttttttgagacaaacagcTTATGGGTCATGGGCAAAAAGACTCTCGGCCCCTACTCTTAAACCGGACGAAACTTGCCTGCTCCTTCATCGTGTGCCTATCCATGCTCCTATCTACATGGTTTGATTTGATTGAAACAAAATAAAGTCCAACCCCACCCTCTTAAAATCAAGAGAGAAGATGATTAGattaaaaagaaaaaagagaagaagacaACCATAGAATTAAGTAGAAGCACGGATGAAAGCACGAGAAGGAAGCTGGAAAGCCGAATCCAAATTTCTCAAACTGGCCCGCACGACCCATTCCCCCTGCAAACCGCGCGTACCCGGCGGAAACCAAATTACGATCTCGAACTTTCCCTCCCGGACCAAACGCAACAAAATtcccccctctcccctctctcgtCCTCCCCATTCCAACCTCGCGCGCCGTCCCGTCCGCCGTCCCAATCCCAAATCCTCGAACCCTACCCGCCGTCCCGTCCCTCCGACCCGGACCCCCCTCCATGCTCCCGCacgacggcgacgacgatggcgtcggcgacggcgacggcgacgaccgcCTCTTGGCGGGCGTCCGCTTCGCGCTCGTCGGCTTCGACCCCGCCTCCGAGTCCCAGGTGCGCCCGCCCGCCTCGACGCGGTTCCCACACTCCCCTTTTCGGTTCCGTTCTGGTTGGCCCGATTCGGCCCGTCTCACCGGATGAGGGCTCTGCGTTTGGCAGTACCGGTCCGAGAtggtgcggcgcggcggcgccgaCGCCGGCGGGCACGGCGCGGCGGGGTGCACCCACGTCGTCGTCTTCGGCCTCGTCTACGTGAGTTTCCGCTTCCTCTTTCCGCTTCCTCTGCTCTTCCAGTGGTTTCGTCGGGTGCGTTTCTCCTGTGGCTTAATACAGTTGTGCTTGTGCTTGAACCGAAATGTATGCAGGATGATCCAGTGTgcgtggcggcgcgggagggcggGAAGAAGGTTGTGAATGAGCTGTGGGTGGACGATAGCCTGGATGCCGGAGTGATTGCCGATGCCGACCGGGTCAGTTCTGCTACTGTACTAACTGTACCCGAATTAAGATGTGTGGTCTAAATAAGTTCAGCGAGCCGTTGTCTTAACCGAGTACCCTTTAGTTAGTCCCCTTTGAAGCTATCTTATTTCTGCTGATTAGTTGGTGACTTgaactccgtttgatttgattaggTATTGTATAAGCCAGTGAGAGATCTGGATGGCATACCGGGCAGTCAATCGCTGAACATTTGCCTGACAGGGTACCAAAAGAATGGGCGTGAAGACATCATGGTAATACTGCTGCTTTTATCTGTATACCTCCTAGCCTAGAGGTCTATGATTGTTAATTCATAAAGCCAATAACATATAGTATATGGACAATATCATTTTGTTATCGATCAGGACAGTTATGTTTCCTTCAGTTGATAGACTGATGATACTTGGTTTTTAAGTTTTGGTTCCTGGTTTGGATAGCTTATTGTCATACCTTTGATTCCAGcaaattgttttttgttgttgtgccAAGTTTGCTGTTAGTTATATACACTTAAACAGCTGAATCAGTTTGCGAACACCAAACATGTTAGAAACCAACATTTCTTCTGCATAGCCAAGATTCAGAATGCTACCGACATAGATCCACCTTTAGCAGTTAACACATTTTCACCTCCTTCCTTGTAAGGACTTGTAGTTTCTCACACTTGGGTTTGAACGCTTCATTTTGTTTTTGGAGTTCTCATCCTAAAGCTGTAGCTGCTTAGGCAGCTTAGTCTTTTTTGTCAGTTTTTAGCTATGTTAGTTTAGCTTGGCTATTGCTTGTTCAAGTAATGGAAAGGGGATccgcccggttcaaaaaaaaaaaagcttGGCTATTGCTGTTTGGTTTGGAGCTTTTGCACCATTTGGTTTGGtttgtacttgacgccttctttgatgTTAGTCTTCCAATATACAACGATGTGTGTTTGCGGAAACATGTTTCTGACCATTGATTTCACTACTGAATATAGAAAATGGTCACTTTAATGGGAGCACAGTTTTCTAAgcctttgatagcacacaaagtcaCCCATCTCATTTGCTACAAATTCGAAGGTATGTTGTTTTCTTCATAAATTTCCATACAGTTTACACTTTTTACAGTTAGTGTTCACTCTCAGTTTTTCTCATCCCTTTTTCTATCAGGTGAGAAGTATGAACTTGCAAAAATGGTGAATATCAATCTTGTTAATCACCAATGGTTGGAAGATTGGTATGTGTATTTACTAACCAGTCTTGTAAATAAGTTATTGTGTCATGTCATGGTTATTTCTGCTGAAACACCAGATATGATTTTACTGCAGCTTAAAGGCCTGGGAAATTCTTCCAATTGATAATTATAACAGAAGGTGAGTGTGGCACCAAACCACCTTGCTATTCTCTTTGATGTTTCCCCCCTTTCATTTTAGCCATCGGGTTTATATGCCTGGTTAATTTTCTCATAAGAATATGCAATGTATATCATGCACTTCGTGGGTACTAAATCCAGTAATTTGGTCACTTATTTATGCAGTGGTTGGGAACAAGAGATGATGGAGGTACAAGTTCAGGactccgaagatgaagcagaagatGCTGGCAGAGGTTTATCTCACAGCAGAAGCATTGCCAGAAGTGTTTCTGTTACAGGGATCAGAATGGGAACTCATGTTGATCCTGATGTCCGCGCATCCGTTCACGGTATTACTGTCTCCCCTGGCAATACCGAGATTACTGAAGGAAGACAACTGGGCACTTCAGAACAGGGTAGTGAAGATGTATGCATAAGGCCCCTTGATGTTAGAGCTGACATACAAAGCACTCATAACACAAATGGTGTGACAAATTCTGCTGATCCTGAGGCACATGATTCTATCCTTCCTCCTATTAACTCCAGTGGCAATGAAAAGGCTCCTGGAGATCACATTACCAGAGATGAAACAAAAGATGGTGATAAAAGGCCACTTGCTGCTTCTACTCTCAACACAAATGGGCTCACAGATTGTGCTGATCATCTTGTACATCAAGCAACTATGGTATCACCTATTTCAGTAATCAACAAACACAACATTGATGGAGAATATTTGGACAATCCCTGTCAGTTCACTGGCAACAATGTTAGTTTACTAACATCTTCTGCAGAGAGTCTCTTGAAGAAAACATTGCACTCGTCACGTATGAGTGGAAACGTCAATCATAAGGATGATGGACCTGTAGCTGATCTTACTGCCAAAGTTGGTCAAGCAAACATAGAAGGAACTGCAGCCTTGCTTAAGGCTAATTTGGTATCACCTGGCAATTCTGCGTCGAAGACTACACCGATCTTAAGCTACTCCAGAAAGCGTTCTCGGAAGTCAGTTTCACCGGGAACTAATTTAAATTCGGTTGACCAAACAGCATCTCCCCAAAGTTTTGAGAGAAATACACCAAATGTCGAGTTTAATATCTCTGCATCAATGAAGAGCAATGATAAAATTAGTGAGCTTGCTGATGCCAAAAGCCTGAGAGACGAAGCAATAAAACATGTGAATAGATCAGACTCTGTAGTTGCTCAGACGAAGCGCAGGCTTTCTTCAGCCAGTCCAAAACTGCTAAATGGAGGCACAGACTCAGCAACTGGAACTGCAAATAGTCCTTTCTCAAGCAGGGGAATCGCATCTGACGCAGCAACAGTTTCTGATCTGGGGGAAAATTCCACTGGATCTCGACCCATTAAAGCTAATGGTAAAGTAAACAGTGATGTTATTGTGAACCTTACGGAGAGGCAGAAGTCTGACTCTTCTAGAAAGAAGCTGTTGAGCTATAGGAGGACTTCTTTGAAGCTTGCAAGGTCTTCTGAAGCAGAAAAACTTCCTGAAATTTTTGATAATGAGACGAAGGTAGAGTTACCAGCCAAAGCAAAGGAACTGACACAGCATGAAGCAGCAGCAGAGAAGGAACGTGCCATAAGCCCTTCTATTGAAGTTGAAAAAACAATTTCAAGTTTCTCTCGTCAAGATCAGAATGTAGCAGTGAGCAATGCATCACAGGCTAATAGCATTGAAGCGGTAGCTACGGACTCGCAGCATGACAAGGAGGTTTCTCATGCAACCATGGAAGCAGGTGCTAGGAAAGTATCGACTTCTAGAGTGAAGAACGCTGGTGCTAAGAGGCTTCGGAGTGCTACAAATGGTAGACTCCCATCATCTGCATGTTCTAAAAGTGAGTCCAAGTCTAAGCATGGTATCGAGGCAGTTCTTTCTCATGAAAACGTAGAAGCAGAAAAAGGAAATAATTGTACCAGTGTGAATGCTGCTGAATGTGGAACATCCTTTCCTGAAGAAATCCTGAGAAGTAGAGCAGACACAATTGCCAAGAACTCACTGAATGCCAACAGTGAGATGAATGATGTGCTAGCGGCTTCAAAGATGGAGTTTGCTAATGTGATTTCAAAGGGAAGTAACCCTGAAAAACTTCCAGGCGGCGCAACTGATGATCAATTTCAAAGAGGTTCATCTGAGAAGGGGGCATATGCCATAGCAAGGAGTGCTGTTCCAGAAGTTTCCCAGCCTGCTGACGTAAAGATGGCTGATGCATCAACCGCTGATAAAGCCGAGGCAGTATCTTTAAAGTCGAA
The window above is part of the Triticum aestivum cultivar Chinese Spring chromosome 2A, IWGSC CS RefSeq v2.1, whole genome shotgun sequence genome. Proteins encoded here:
- the LOC123187396 gene encoding BRCT domain-containing protein At4g02110 isoform X1 translates to MLPHDGDDDGVGDGDGDDRLLAGVRFALVGFDPASESQYRSEMVRRGGADAGGHGAAGCTHVVVFGLVYDDPVCVAAREGGKKVVNELWVDDSLDAGVIADADRVLYKPVRDLDGIPGSQSLNICLTGYQKNGREDIMKMVTLMGAQFSKPLIAHKVTHLICYKFEGEKYELAKMVNINLVNHQWLEDCLKAWEILPIDNYNRSGWEQEMMEVQVQDSEDEAEDAGRGLSHSRSIARSVSVTGIRMGTHVDPDVRASVHGITVSPGNTEITEGRQLGTSEQGSEDVCIRPLDVRADIQSTHNTNGVTNSADPEAHDSILPPINSSGNEKAPGDHITRDETKDGDKRPLAASTLNTNGLTDCADHLVHQATMVSPISVINKHNIDGEYLDNPCQFTGNNVSLLTSSAESLLKKTLHSSRMSGNVNHKDDGPVADLTAKVGQANIEGTAALLKANLVSPGNSASKTTPILSYSRKRSRKSVSPGTNLNSVDQTASPQSFERNTPNVEFNISASMKSNDKISELADAKSLRDEAIKHVNRSDSVVAQTKRRLSSASPKLLNGGTDSATGTANSPFSSRGIASDAATVSDLGENSTGSRPIKANGKVNSDVIVNLTERQKSDSSRKKLLSYRRTSLKLARSSEAEKLPEIFDNETKVELPAKAKELTQHEAAAEKERAISPSIEVEKTISSFSRQDQNVAVSNASQANSIEAVATDSQHDKEVSHATMEAGARKVSTSRVKNAGAKRLRSATNGRLPSSACSKSESKSKHGIEAVLSHENVEAEKGNNCTSVNAAECGTSFPEEILRSRADTIAKNSLNANSEMNDVLAASKMEFANVISKGSNPEKLPGGATDDQFQRGSSEKGAYAIARSAVPEVSQPADVKMADASTADKAEAVSLKSNFCDAVPQASTEKLSSTASADNHETCAPDRVPKNRVRKAVAKRKISATQQYVSGSEPCNTGGVFPSEAEVDTIKRAAECSTNAGKAMADKDVQSANKDGTANEVGSFCKGSFKDISEDAQKIKPRSSKKKKVADVMDGSTYHEKENVPSKDVENTKPRSSRKKKVADAMDGFTDHNKENVPSKDVQNTKPRSSKKKKVADVMDGSTHHEKENVPSNANLSPKSKYGTSCVSSKCITKSVRNGKDVPGDHSTREGNDCTTLALLEPTWFILSGHGLLRKDYMSILRRLKGRVCRGSHQWSFQATHFIAPELRRTEKFFAAAAAGRWILKSDYLSACNEAGKFVEEEPFEWHGDGPNNGDMISLDAPRKWRQLRQRTGHGAFHGMKIIIYGECISPSLDTLKRVVKAGDGTILATSPPYTRVLKHGASFAVVSAGVLGTDAWVQEFVSHDIPCISTDYLVEYVCKPGHPLNKHVLFNMHDLADRSLQKLERSQQGELGGAGTAEAAAGGGDPEISCSACGSSNQEGAVMLICSGSGEGSKAGCGAGMHADCLNPQPGARAALDGDWLCPKCDDGHVKAKPPPRKKAKKGGSRSGKPKRK
- the LOC123187396 gene encoding BRCT domain-containing protein At4g02110 isoform X2 codes for the protein MLPHDGDDDGVGDGDGDDRLLAGVRFALVGFDPASESQYRSEMVRRGGADAGGHGAAGCTHVVVFGLVYDDPVCVAAREGGKKVVNELWVDDSLDAGVIADADRVLYKPVRDLDGIPGSQSLNICLTGYQKNGREDIMKMVTLMGAQFSKPLIAHKVTHLICYKFEGEKYELAKMVNINLVNHQWLEDCLKAWEILPIDNYNRSGWEQEMMEVQVQDSEDEAEDAGRGLSHSRSIARSVSVTGIRMGTHVDPDVRASVHGITVSPGNTEITEGRQLGTSEQGSEDVCIRPLDVRADIQSTHNTNGVTNSADPEAHDSILPPINSSGNEKAPGDHITRDETKDGDKRPLAASTLNTNGLTDCADHLVHQATMVSPISVINKHNIDGEYLDNPCQFTGNNVSLLTSSAESLLKKTLHSSRMSGNVNHKDDGPVADLTAKVGQANIEGTAALLKANLVSPGNSASKTTPILSYSRKRSRKSVSPGTNLNSVDQTASPQSFERNTPNVEFNISASMKSNDKISELADAKSLRDEAIKHVNRSDSVVAQTKRRLSSASPKLLNGGTDSATGTANSPFSSRGIASDAATVSDLGENSTGSRPIKANGKVNSDVIVNLTERQKSDSSRKKLLSYRRTSLKLARSSEAEKLPEIFDNETKVELPAKAKELTQHEAAAEKERAISPSIEVEKTISSFSRQDQNVAVSNASQANSIEAVATDSQHDKEVSHATMEAGARKVSTSRVKNAGAKRLRSATNGRLPSSACSKSESKSKHGIEAVLSHENVEAEKGNNCTSVNAAECGTSFPEEILRSRADTIAKNSLNANSEMNDVLAASKMEFANVISKGSNPEKLPGGATDDQFQRGSSEKGAYAIARSAVPEVSQPADVKMADASTADKAEAVSLKSNFCDAVPQASTEKLSSTASADNHETCAPDRVPKNRVRKAVAKRKISATQQYVSGSEPCNTGGVFPSEAEVDTIKRAAECSTNAGKAMADKDVQSANKDGTANEVGSFCKGSFKDISEDAQKIKPRSSKKKKVADVMDGSTYHEKENVPSKDVENTKPRSSRKKKVADAMDGFTDHNKENVPSKDVQNTKPRSSKKKKVADVMDGSTHHEKENVPSNANLSPKSKYGTSCVSSKCITKSVRNGKDVPGDHSTREGNDCTTLALLEPTWFILSGHGLLRKDYMSILRRLKGRVCRGSHQWSFQATHFIAPELRRTEKFFAAAAAGRWILKSDYLSACNEAGKFVEEEPFEWHGDGPNNGDMISLDAPRKWRQLRQRTGHGAFHGMKIIIYGECISPSLVSLDTHLFIWTR